CACTATTAGAAACATCGGCCGATCCAGATGTATCACAAACGCCTGATGAGTTGCATCCATACGGATAATATTCACTAACAAGTTGTTGTGTATTATCAATTCTAATAGTAGATAATGGAGGCAAAACTTTTATCCCCGGTGTTCTCACATCAACCGAACTAGAACAATTTACTGTTCTGGTTTGCGAACTAGACGTTACGGTTAAACTTCCAGTTTTTGTTCCAGCAGTTGTGTACGTTGTATCGCCAAGCGCAGAAGTTTGCCCTGCTAAGGGAGCCGTTCCGCCCCAAGAATATGTATATGTTCCAAAACCACCGCCACCAGTTACACTGCTTGTCCAAATAACTCTCTCACCTTTGGTTGTTTTTAATTTTCCCGGAGCACACGAAACACTAAGCCCTGGCAATGAAACCGAAACAGGAATAATCGCTTGAACCGCCGAAGCCGAACCGCGTTCAACAATAACTTTGGCGTTATAATTGCACGTACCCGAAGCGCAAGCATATTGATGAGCCATAGATTGAGGATTTGTATTTACACCCGCACATCTGTAACCACTCAAATTTGAAGCACAATTGCCCGGAGGTACTGGCGGCAAAGTTCCGCAAAAAACTTCTATGCCAGCTATGCTGGTACCGTTATAACCACAATTCCACCAATAATTATAATTTATTGTGCCTATGGCTTGGCCACTTACGCTAGACGAAAACGTGGTATTTAAAGGCGATGAACCAGACGTTGGCGTAACAGAAAAGTTAACGTTTAAAGACGGCGCGGCAACATTAACGGTAACGCTACTGGGAGCAGACGTGGTGCCTCCAGCGCCAGTACAATTTAATGTATACGTTTGAGATTGAGTTAAACTGCCCGTACTTTGACCGTATGTGTTTGAGGTGCCACTCCAACCACCCGGCGACACCGAACAACTGCCGGCATTAGTGGAAAACCATTTTAGATAAGCCGCGGTATTGTAGCTAATACTAGCCGAGCTGGCATAACCGCCATTGGGGTTATTAGATATCTGCAAAGTGGCAGTTGGAGCTGGCGGTTGTGAAACATTAACAGTAACGGTATCTGTTGGACTAGTACCGCCCGTGCCAGAGCAAGAAATAGAGTATGTTCTACCAGAAGTTAAGTTTCCGCTTGATTGAGAACCCGAAGTTCCCGTCCAACCGCTGGGTGAAACAGAACAAGCCGAAGCATTGCCAGAAGACCAAGATATAGTAGCCGCAGTATTATAAGCAATTGTTATAGAAGCATCCGAATTATTGGCTTTAACATCGGCGGTTGGTGTTAGAGCTGTTATAACTAAATTTACAGTAGCACTAGTACCGTTTGGAGAACCGGTAACCGTTATCGGAAAAGTTCCTGCGGGAGTATTTGACGTTGTAGAAATCGTCATACTTATTGAACAGCTAATATTCGGAGCGCAGGGATTAGGACTAAACGAAGCATTTGCTTGGCTGGGCAAACCGCTAACAGATAACGTAATAGGTTGAGTAGTTCCTCCAGTTTTTGTTGTTGTTACCGCAAATATACTCGTGTTTCCTTTCAATATACTTATGTTGCCATCACTCCCCCTTGATACAGAAACCGTATAGGTAAAGGGTATTACTATATTTACAGTTAAACTAGCTGATCCAGAAGTTGTGCCACTAGAATTTGAACAAGACATGGTATATGTTGTGCCAGAGCTTGGAGAAACAGTTGTGGCACCGAATGTATTTGGCTGAACCGAACCAACGTTGGTAACATTACATCTAGAAGCACCCGAAGACGACCAGCTTAATGTTGCCGACGAACCTTGTGTGATTGTTGATGGACTAACAGAAATAGAAACTGTTGGTGGTGCTGGCGAACGCGTAGCTGTGCAAGAAGCATTAGAGCCTCCGTTTGAACCAGAACAACTCCAATTTGTAGAACCACCTTGCGATGGGAACGATGGATTAGATGGACTCGCCGAACCAGAACTACAAAAACTTCCGGAATATCCACCAGCATTATATGCATAATTGGTTGCATTGCTTCCACAAGAGCCATTTACTGGGCAAGCTTGCGTGTTACAAGAAACAGTTTGTGTGGATGGACCGACACAATAATTCGTACCACCGCAAGAAGCCGTGCCTTGGCAAGTTCTAGACTGTGTTTTGGTTCCACCGCCGCAAGATTGCGTACAGCTACTAGTATCGGTCCAGCCACTCCAAGTAGCATTTGTTGGCGAACAACTTGGTGGTGGAGGTGGAGGTGCTGGATTACAAGATCCCCCGGAACAACCATAAGAACAAGTTTGGATATATCTGGTTGAACAATTACGCGCTCTATACCAGCGTTGACTGCCCGAACAATAATACCCCGATGAACAAACTGCGGCTAACTGACTATAGCTAGAATCGGAATCCGAAGTATCACTTATTTGAGCATCTACTTGGCTAGAAAAAAGTATAAAAGCCGAAACCATAACAGCCACAGTAAAAATTAAATAAGGGGCTAACTTAATAAGTTTAATATTTTTTAAATTGGCTTTAGAAAAATTTAGCATTAAAATTATTTAATTTTTTCTATATTGGCCGCGTAAAGCATGCCTATAGATTTTTGAGCATCTATAAAGTTTATTCTAACCTTGGTATCCTTTTTTAAAATAGAATCTTTTTTGCCATCCCACATAGTTTCGGGAAAGGTAGCTACAGTATATTCTTTAGCATCACTGCCTAGCAAAACAAAAGTACTGGCTTTTATATCTATAGAACTAATAACCCCCTCAACTTCGTTTATAGTTTGATCTATTAATTTAACCTTGCTATTTTTTGCGCCAGACCCAGAATCACTGCCAGAAAAAATAAAATAAAAAGCGGCGCCAATTAAAACAACTGCGCCCATAGCCAGCATAATTTTTTCTTTTGATTTCCCAGTAGCAGAATCATAAGGATCTATTACTGGCCCTTTTTGTGAATCGTAATCCATAAACAATATACTAATCTACAAATTGATACGAATTATACTAATGGCTTCACGAATATTTGTAACTTATTCGTAGCATTCGCATACATTCGTATATTGGCATAATTATCTGATTTCGAAGACCACGCTCACGTTAACCGCAACTTCTTGGCTACCCGACTGGATGTCTGGCACGCCTCCACCGCCTATGCCCGCGCCTATACCATAGGCTTTTTCATAAAATATTGGCGGCTGGCCGTTGTAAGATTCGGAAAACGTAGCCACCCTGCCCAAACGCACGCCCGCAAGTTTAGCCATTTCTTTGGCTTTAATTTTGGCTTTATCAAACGCCATCTTTCTGGCTTCAGCTTTAAATTTTTCGGGCTCATCCACAAAAAAATCTATACCTTGAACTTGGTTGGCGCCCCGAGCCACTGTGCCCGTTACTATCTCGCCTACTTTTTTTAAATCGCGCACTTTAATTTCGGCCGATTGCGAAGCCGAAAAACCTGCGGGAACTTGCCGGCCATTTACATAATCGTATCTGGGGTAAAGGTTATAATATGTAGTTTTAATATCTTTAGCTTCCACGCCCAAGCCTTTTACATAATCTATAACCTTATTCATGTTTTCGGTATTATTCTTTTGAACTGCATCGGCGGTTTTGCCATCGGTCACCACGCTTATACTTATTTTAGCAGTATCGGGCGTAACTGTAACTTCGCCCTCGGCATTAACAGTTATGGTTTTAATATCTTGGGCTATGGGGCTAACCCAACCGAGCCTAGCTAATAAATCCCAGAAACTATTTAAGGCAACTATTAAAAGCAAAACTGTTAATATTCCAGCGGCATATTCTGTTATCCGATTCTCGCGCAAAAAAAGCTGTTTGATTTTATTTAGCATTGGCTTAAATCCTAAATCCGAAGCACGAAATACGAAACAATATCTAAATTCCAAATTATAAAAATAAACCGTTTAAAAAATTTGGATTTTGAATATTAAAACTTGTTTAGAATTTCGATATTCGGATTTCGAATTTGTGCTATTATTATAACAATATGTTTAGACTTTTACTATACACAGCCTTAATAGGCGGGGGCACATACCTAGCGGCAACTATTTTGCCAGATACGTACAAAGAAACTATTTTAAAAAAAACCGGCTTGGGCAACATCCAAGGCGAAAGTTTTGCTTTGTTTAATCCTGTGGGCGAACGCGCCAAACTTATAAACGACTTAAAACAAAATATATCGGCTCTGGAAAATTATGCCAAAGGCGACGCGGCTATTGCGCCCGCCATTGAAGAATCCAAAGAGTTATTGGCAGAATTAGAAAAATTAAATCCAAAATCTAGCGTAACCAGCAGTGTTGTTGGAAAAATATTGGGAGTTACGCCTCCTGCCGAAACTGCTAGCGTCGCCAACACAGCTGAATTAACTGCCGAACAAAAAGCCAAAATCTGCAGGTAATTTATCGGAAGGACCGCCCTTCCCAAAAAAAGCGGTCCTTTTTTTATAATTTGATCGGATACCGAGTGTTTAATCAGATTCTTGTCTTATTCTACTCGTCTCTGTTACACTGCCACCAGTTCTTAAACTTACCTAAAAGGAGGTTTTGTTATGATGTGCTTTCGCGAAGGCTGTCATCACGGTATAGATGAACCGGGCGGAGTGGAATTGATCGTTGGGGTTGGCACCAGAGGCAGTATCGGCAGTTCAAGAGCCAGAATTTCGGCAAAGTTCTGTTCTGTCACCTGCACTTCCATTTTTCTGGTACAATATCCTTCTCAATCGGATATTCTGCGAAAAGTGGGAGAGCTTTGCGAGAAGCAAACTCTCGCCTCCTCCTGAACCAACTTGATCGAACACTCGGTGTTTGATCAGGAGAATTTAAACAAAAAATAAAGCGGGTATGCATTATGCATCCCGCTATTTTTATTAAAATATTCTCATATTCTTGAGAATGTGAGAATATTTTTGTGCTTGGTTAAACTGGCCGGCGCTTGTTTCTTAATTCTTCCCGATAAGCGGGAATTTTATTTACGGCGTCGGCCAAGAACTTAGAAAAAATATCCCAACGAACTACCGCCACTGTCAGCCTTCGCTCGCCCCGATAAATTTTACCTTCCAACGTTTGCCCCAAAGCTATCAGACGGCGAGATTCTGCCTTAAGCCAGGCGTCGTCTGCTGGGTGAGCAATCAGACACAGGTAGGGCGAGTAAGGATCTTCGTTTTTTGCTTGGATAATAAGAGCTAAACCGCCAGCCAGACCATACTCTTTATTGTTTTTAACTGACTTTTTTTCAGAGCTGTTTCTGAATTCAACCCAAGCCCCCACGGGCAGAATATTGAAAGCATTAGCGATAGCCGCCAGCGCGTAAGCCATCATCGGCAATTGCTTCTGTCTGTGAAATACTAAATTATAATCGGACGGCATTTCCAGCACGGCTATTAACCGATCCAGAGCCAGCAATTCCGGTCGGCCGATAACCACCTCGTTTATAAAACTTTCGGTGAGCGAGAGTATCAGCGCCGAAGCCATAAATTTGTTGGCTAGGCGTTCCACAAAAGTCTGCGCGTCAACACCACTCTCTGCTGGTCTAGCTTTAGCGCTAGTATGCGGATCAAGCTCATCCAAAATTCGGCGTTCCTGACCAAGAACATCCCGCTGGTGAAAAGAATGAGTAATTATTTCCTCGGTTGATTCTGATTGAACGATGCACTCCGATCTATATACAAACCGGCTCGCCCATATATAGGAGTGGTGAAGAATAAGATCTTCCAGCCCTTCTGGCAAATCACAGCCATGGGTGCGCAATAGCCTGACCACTTGAGCACTTCTGGCTTCGTGCCCAGCCAAATCTTGCCCGCCCCACATACCACTGTTTTCCAGCAGGCCCGCCAAAAAGAAAATCTCCAGATCGGTGGTATCAAACGGAATAAGGTCGCTGTAGCCAGAAACTAAATTCCCCCATTCCACATTTTTTCTAAACCAGTAAGCCACGCGAATTGCGGTGATGGCCAGCTTCAAAGCCTCCCTAGCTTCTTGTTCATTTGGCGCAGGCATGCCTTCCAGTTCACCCAAAATTCTGCCTTCGCCGTTTAAAAGATCATAAGCCGCTTGAAATACTGCCACGCGAAGATCCTTCACGGCTTCACCCAAAGATGCTACTTCTTTGATCAGCTCCGAATCTGGCGGATTTTTTGAAGACAATGCCGCACTATTTATCCCTTTTAAACTTAACAGCACTGCCCGGCAACGCTCGTAGATTTCAATGGCAGAACGGTAGATTGTTTCAGCGCGGGCTTTGGCGCTTTCTGCTGTTTGAGCGCGGGCGCGTTCCAGTTCTTGCGTCAGTTTCCCCAGCGCCACAGCGTCAAAAGCAACTTTATGTGGCCACATCACCACATCCAGATTGGCAATTCCTTTGCCACCGAATAAAATAATTTTATTCGGATCTAACAGTACGCCGGCTTCTATTTTGTTGGGACCGCCCACCCGTCCGGGGAAACTTACCGATTTAGCCGTATAAATATCGTAATCGGCATCGCGTAAACCAATTTCAATTTCGTTTAAACTAGCGCGTCCAATTTGGGCAATCTTATTATCCTCCAAGGCCATTTCCACAAAACCATTTTTGAATTTCATACCAAACCTCCTTTTTTATATAAAAGATCTAGCCGTTATCGGTTAGCTAAGCTTAGCAACATAGCCCAAGAATTAGCAATCCTGCATCTTCTTTGGTTAAAAAGGCGCGGGATAAAAATACCGAACGCTTGTTTGAGCGTTCGGTTTGTTAAATGTGATTGTTTTATATAAACTTAGTTTTTCTGGTTAGGTGATTCCCCTTTTTATCAAAAAATCTATAATCCCAAAAATATTCGCTTTCAGCGCCTGTAACTCTTAAAACAACAACAGAAACATATCCTCCGTTAAGGTGGCTGATTTTAATATTGGCTTTTCCAGAAAAAGCTCTTGCGGAAAAATCAATATTGAATTCGCCTGTTTCGGTTTTCTTGCCTAAAAAAAATTGACACGGCACAGCCATAGCTAACTCTAAAGCTGTCTTACGGATTTTACTTACAACCGAGTCCATAATATACGCCTTTTGATAGAGTTTATTTGTATATAAAGATCTAACTATATATAAACACTATAACCCTATTTACGTCAACCGAGCTGGGGTCAAGCCCGTTGAATATCGCCAAGATTACACAAACACCGATCAACAATTTATGCTATCGCCTAAAAGAGTGACCATACTAACAAAGACTACCCTTATTAGTTGTTAGAGTTGTTAGCTTTACTGCTCCGCGGGCAGGATTCGAACTCAATTCCCGCTAGGAGCGGGATGAGCCATCCGATAAAAATTCTTTTAACAATCTTATTCGTTCTTTATAGCCAAATAGACTCTTGAGAAACTTTTCTCTTCTCATCGCTTCGGATCGTGACTTATATATTTCACTTTTGATGAATAATAATGGTCGCCTGTTTTTCGTAGATTTAACCTTGCCACCAAAATGCTCTTTGAGTCTAATGTCGATTTTACTTGTTTGCCCAATGTAAAGTTTTTTATCTTTTTGGCTATAAAGAATATATACAAAATAGTTCATAAAATACTTTGCTCCGGTGGTAGGATTCGAACCTACAACCATCGCCTTAACAGGGCGCCGCTCTACCGTTGAGCTACACCGGAGCGAAGTATTTTATACAAAGAATTTTTATCGAAATTGGCCTGCAACCATCGCCTTAACAGGGCGCCACACTACCTCCGCCAGCTGGCGGAGAGCTACCGCGGAATATATTTTTTAAGAACAATCATAATATAACCTGTAAATATATAACCTGTAAATCCCTAGTTATCAAGCTTAAGTTTGCGCTGTGTTAAACTCGACCGATAGAAAAACCAATCCCAAAAACGCAGCTCGAGTGGTGGGCTGTTTTTGTTTTAGAAGCGTGGGGTAGACTACATCGAAATAACTCCCGAAATAACGATCAGCGCGGCCCAAACATAGTTGAGCCAGCTGGGCCATTTTAGCTTGGTCGTGAGTGCCATCACCACGCCCAGCACAACCGCTCCCCACCCTGTAAATAATCCTGCGAGTAAATCCATATAGAAATTATACTCCTTTTAATTTACAATTAAATAGTCGTCTGTTGATAACTCACAAACTTTTTAGCTATGCCCGAATTTATTCAAGAACTAGTCTCTCCCATGCTTAGTGGCGTGCTTACCATGTTATTTTTGGTGTGGTTTGTTTTTTATCGCGCCACGCGGAAATTGTTTTTAACTTTTTGGATTGGACTTGTTTTATGGGTTTGGCTGGTTACAGTTTTTTTGCTGGCG
This genomic stretch from bacterium harbors:
- a CDS encoding SIMPL domain-containing protein; this encodes MLNKIKQLFLRENRITEYAAGILTVLLLIVALNSFWDLLARLGWVSPIAQDIKTITVNAEGEVTVTPDTAKISISVVTDGKTADAVQKNNTENMNKVIDYVKGLGVEAKDIKTTYYNLYPRYDYVNGRQVPAGFSASQSAEIKVRDLKKVGEIVTGTVARGANQVQGIDFFVDEPEKFKAEARKMAFDKAKIKAKEMAKLAGVRLGRVATFSESYNGQPPIFYEKAYGIGAGIGGGGVPDIQSGSQEVAVNVSVVFEIR
- a CDS encoding GIY-YIG nuclease family protein, which translates into the protein MNYFVYILYSQKDKKLYIGQTSKIDIRLKEHFGGKVKSTKNRRPLLFIKSEIYKSRSEAMRREKFLKSLFGYKERIRLLKEFLSDGSSRS